Proteins co-encoded in one Tachysurus fulvidraco isolate hzauxx_2018 chromosome 17, HZAU_PFXX_2.0, whole genome shotgun sequence genomic window:
- the il12ba gene encoding interleukin 12Ba isoform X3 → MNFLVIGVLVILPHAAVRSIRVAESYWTLNANELVVDEDMDKYGTTVLVPIVCGEAFEGQRIIWKRENREELPLQGNRVFVVVEERQGGTYTCYSTEGKYLNHTLVLVQWRYRKIIKGTPERGYIHCSTNNYSGFFQCFWTWDESRAGKVAFIKIIRSHTAGNISCSLDSNVGSITCQDHAYCPYAEEIDHINLTVYFRSNYVIETYYLQFRISDIVRPDMVRFNMKRNILELQYPESWSTPFSYFPLTFQVKEIRCNRKRICDCSYQRSSNVDLTQEQLWPLKKGVTVCVRAQDSLTNSSWGKWNQFKKQKHKRKEKRWHEKTMKSKVNGMLGIYMK, encoded by the exons ATGAATTTTCTTGTGATTGGAGTCCTGGTTATTCTTCCCCATGCTGCTGTAAGATCCATCAGAGTGGCAGAAAGTTATTGGACGCTTAATGCAAATG AATTGGTGGTGGATGAAGATATGGATAAATATGGAACTACGGTGCTGGTTCCAATAGTGTGTGGTGAGGCTTTTGAGGGACAGAGGATCATATGGAAGcgagagaacagagaggagCTCCCACTCCAGGGAAACAGAGTTTTTGTGGTGGTGGAGGAACGACAGGGTGGGACATACACCTGTTACAGCACAGAAGGCAAATACCTGAACCACACACTTGTATTAGTGCAGTGGAGGTACAGGAAGATAATTAAAGGCACACCTGAGCGAG GTTATATCCACTGTTCAACAAACAACTACAGTGGCTTTTTTCAGTGCTTCTGGACCTGGGATGAATCAAGAGCTGGAAAAgttgcatttattaaaataatacg CTCTCACACTGCAGGAAACATTAGCTGCAGTCTGGACTCTAATGTAGGCAGCATCACATGCCAAGATCATGCATACTGTCCCTATGCCGAGGAGATAGATCACATCAACTTGACTGTTTATTTCCGAAGCAACTACGTCATTGAGACCTATTATCTGCAGTTTCGTATCTCAGATATAG TGAGGCCAGACATGGTTCGTTTCAATATGAAGAGAAATATTCTGGAGCTTCAGTACCCAGAGAGCTGGAGCACACCCTTCTCCTACTTTCCCCTTACATTTCAGGTGAAAGAGATTCGCTGCAACAGGAAAAGGATTTGTGACTGTTCTTACCAAAGATCATCAAAT GTTGATCTGACACAAGAGCAGCTATGGCCATTAAAAAAgggagtgactgtgtgtgtaagagcaCAGGATAGCCTGACTAACTCCTCTTGGGGAAAATGGAACCAGTTCAA aaaacagaaacacaagagaaaagagaaaagatggCATGAAAAAACCATGAAAAGTAAAGTGAATGGTATGTTAGGAATATACATGAAAtaa
- the il12ba gene encoding interleukin 12Ba isoform X4: MNFLVIGVLVILPHAAVRSIRVAESYWTLNANELVVDEDMDKYGTTVLVPIVCGEAFEGQRIIWKRENREELPLQGNRVFVVVEERQGGTYTCYSTEGKYLNHTLVLVQWRYRKIIKGTPERGYIHCSTNNYSGFFQCFWTWDESRAGKVAFIKIIRSHTAGNISCSLDSNVGSITCQDHAYCPYAEEIDHINLTVYFRSNYVIETYYLQFRISDIVRPDMVRFNMKRNILELQYPESWSTPFSYFPLTFQVKEIRCNRKRICDCSYQRSSNVDLTQEQLWPLKKGVTVCVRAQDSLTNSSWGKWNQFKKQKHKRKEKRWHEKTMKSKVNGLNM; this comes from the exons ATGAATTTTCTTGTGATTGGAGTCCTGGTTATTCTTCCCCATGCTGCTGTAAGATCCATCAGAGTGGCAGAAAGTTATTGGACGCTTAATGCAAATG AATTGGTGGTGGATGAAGATATGGATAAATATGGAACTACGGTGCTGGTTCCAATAGTGTGTGGTGAGGCTTTTGAGGGACAGAGGATCATATGGAAGcgagagaacagagaggagCTCCCACTCCAGGGAAACAGAGTTTTTGTGGTGGTGGAGGAACGACAGGGTGGGACATACACCTGTTACAGCACAGAAGGCAAATACCTGAACCACACACTTGTATTAGTGCAGTGGAGGTACAGGAAGATAATTAAAGGCACACCTGAGCGAG GTTATATCCACTGTTCAACAAACAACTACAGTGGCTTTTTTCAGTGCTTCTGGACCTGGGATGAATCAAGAGCTGGAAAAgttgcatttattaaaataatacg CTCTCACACTGCAGGAAACATTAGCTGCAGTCTGGACTCTAATGTAGGCAGCATCACATGCCAAGATCATGCATACTGTCCCTATGCCGAGGAGATAGATCACATCAACTTGACTGTTTATTTCCGAAGCAACTACGTCATTGAGACCTATTATCTGCAGTTTCGTATCTCAGATATAG TGAGGCCAGACATGGTTCGTTTCAATATGAAGAGAAATATTCTGGAGCTTCAGTACCCAGAGAGCTGGAGCACACCCTTCTCCTACTTTCCCCTTACATTTCAGGTGAAAGAGATTCGCTGCAACAGGAAAAGGATTTGTGACTGTTCTTACCAAAGATCATCAAAT GTTGATCTGACACAAGAGCAGCTATGGCCATTAAAAAAgggagtgactgtgtgtgtaagagcaCAGGATAGCCTGACTAACTCCTCTTGGGGAAAATGGAACCAGTTCAA aaaacagaaacacaagagaaaagagaaaagatggCATGAAAAAACCATGAAAAGTAAAGTGAATG GCCTAAATATGTAG
- the il12ba gene encoding interleukin 12Ba isoform X2, giving the protein MNFLVIGVLVILPHAAVRSIRVAESYWTLNANELVVDEDMDKYGTTVLVPIVCGEAFEGQRIIWKRENREELPLQGNRVFVVVEERQGGTYTCYSTEGKYLNHTLVLVQWRYRKIIKGTPERGYIHCSTNNYSGFFQCFWTWDESRAGKVAFIKIIRSHTAGNISCSLDSNVGSITCQDHAYCPYAEEIDHINLTVYFRSNYVIETYYLQFRISDIVRPDMVRFNMKRNILELQYPESWSTPFSYFPLTFQVDLTQEQLWPLKKGVTVCVRAQDSLTNSSWGKWNQFKKQKHKRKEKRWHEKTMKSKVNDGTRQLKTHRVTTTDLGVAWRNGWGHETEL; this is encoded by the exons ATGAATTTTCTTGTGATTGGAGTCCTGGTTATTCTTCCCCATGCTGCTGTAAGATCCATCAGAGTGGCAGAAAGTTATTGGACGCTTAATGCAAATG AATTGGTGGTGGATGAAGATATGGATAAATATGGAACTACGGTGCTGGTTCCAATAGTGTGTGGTGAGGCTTTTGAGGGACAGAGGATCATATGGAAGcgagagaacagagaggagCTCCCACTCCAGGGAAACAGAGTTTTTGTGGTGGTGGAGGAACGACAGGGTGGGACATACACCTGTTACAGCACAGAAGGCAAATACCTGAACCACACACTTGTATTAGTGCAGTGGAGGTACAGGAAGATAATTAAAGGCACACCTGAGCGAG GTTATATCCACTGTTCAACAAACAACTACAGTGGCTTTTTTCAGTGCTTCTGGACCTGGGATGAATCAAGAGCTGGAAAAgttgcatttattaaaataatacg CTCTCACACTGCAGGAAACATTAGCTGCAGTCTGGACTCTAATGTAGGCAGCATCACATGCCAAGATCATGCATACTGTCCCTATGCCGAGGAGATAGATCACATCAACTTGACTGTTTATTTCCGAAGCAACTACGTCATTGAGACCTATTATCTGCAGTTTCGTATCTCAGATATAG TGAGGCCAGACATGGTTCGTTTCAATATGAAGAGAAATATTCTGGAGCTTCAGTACCCAGAGAGCTGGAGCACACCCTTCTCCTACTTTCCCCTTACATTTCAG GTTGATCTGACACAAGAGCAGCTATGGCCATTAAAAAAgggagtgactgtgtgtgtaagagcaCAGGATAGCCTGACTAACTCCTCTTGGGGAAAATGGAACCAGTTCAA aaaacagaaacacaagagaaaagagaaaagatggCATGAAAAAACCATGAAAAGTAAAGTGAATG ATGGCACAAGACAGCTCAAGACACACAGGGTTACTACCACAGATCTTGGTGTAGCATGGAGAAATGGATGGGGCCATGAAACAGAACTCTAA
- the il12ba gene encoding interleukin 12Ba isoform X1: MNFLVIGVLVILPHAAVRSIRVAESYWTLNANELVVDEDMDKYGTTVLVPIVCGEAFEGQRIIWKRENREELPLQGNRVFVVVEERQGGTYTCYSTEGKYLNHTLVLVQWRYRKIIKGTPERGYIHCSTNNYSGFFQCFWTWDESRAGKVAFIKIIRSHTAGNISCSLDSNVGSITCQDHAYCPYAEEIDHINLTVYFRSNYVIETYYLQFRISDIVRPDMVRFNMKRNILELQYPESWSTPFSYFPLTFQVKEIRCNRKRICDCSYQRSSNVDLTQEQLWPLKKGVTVCVRAQDSLTNSSWGKWNQFKKQKHKRKEKRWHEKTMKSKVNDGTRQLKTHRVTTTDLGVAWRNGWGHETEL; the protein is encoded by the exons ATGAATTTTCTTGTGATTGGAGTCCTGGTTATTCTTCCCCATGCTGCTGTAAGATCCATCAGAGTGGCAGAAAGTTATTGGACGCTTAATGCAAATG AATTGGTGGTGGATGAAGATATGGATAAATATGGAACTACGGTGCTGGTTCCAATAGTGTGTGGTGAGGCTTTTGAGGGACAGAGGATCATATGGAAGcgagagaacagagaggagCTCCCACTCCAGGGAAACAGAGTTTTTGTGGTGGTGGAGGAACGACAGGGTGGGACATACACCTGTTACAGCACAGAAGGCAAATACCTGAACCACACACTTGTATTAGTGCAGTGGAGGTACAGGAAGATAATTAAAGGCACACCTGAGCGAG GTTATATCCACTGTTCAACAAACAACTACAGTGGCTTTTTTCAGTGCTTCTGGACCTGGGATGAATCAAGAGCTGGAAAAgttgcatttattaaaataatacg CTCTCACACTGCAGGAAACATTAGCTGCAGTCTGGACTCTAATGTAGGCAGCATCACATGCCAAGATCATGCATACTGTCCCTATGCCGAGGAGATAGATCACATCAACTTGACTGTTTATTTCCGAAGCAACTACGTCATTGAGACCTATTATCTGCAGTTTCGTATCTCAGATATAG TGAGGCCAGACATGGTTCGTTTCAATATGAAGAGAAATATTCTGGAGCTTCAGTACCCAGAGAGCTGGAGCACACCCTTCTCCTACTTTCCCCTTACATTTCAGGTGAAAGAGATTCGCTGCAACAGGAAAAGGATTTGTGACTGTTCTTACCAAAGATCATCAAAT GTTGATCTGACACAAGAGCAGCTATGGCCATTAAAAAAgggagtgactgtgtgtgtaagagcaCAGGATAGCCTGACTAACTCCTCTTGGGGAAAATGGAACCAGTTCAA aaaacagaaacacaagagaaaagagaaaagatggCATGAAAAAACCATGAAAAGTAAAGTGAATG ATGGCACAAGACAGCTCAAGACACACAGGGTTACTACCACAGATCTTGGTGTAGCATGGAGAAATGGATGGGGCCATGAAACAGAACTCTAA